ATCCCGGTCCAATCGGCCTCTTCGTCGGTCCCGACGATGAAACGAACCTTCTTGTTGAAGTGAACCCCCTGGTCCTTTAAGGTCTTCAAGGCGTAGTAGGCGGCCATCCCCGGCCCCTTATCGTCAGAAGCACCGCGGCCAATCAGGTTACCGTCTTTGATCACCGGGTCAAAGGGATCGGTGTCCCAACCGTTGCCGGCCGGCATCACATCCAAGTGGGCTAAGATGGCAAGGGTTTCATCACCCTCCCCCCACTCGGCGTAGCCCACCAGGTTATCGATGTTTCTGGTCCGGAAACCGTCTTGATCGGCCATTTCTAAAAAGGCGGCTAGGGCTTGGGCCGGGCCGGGTCCCAGTGGGTAGTCGGCGGTCGCCTGTTCGTCATCCCTGACGCTTTCGATTTTCATCAAGGAGATCAGGTCGGTTAGGTAATCTTCCCTTTGTGCGTTAGCTTCTTTTAACCAATCGGTCATTTTTTTACCCTCCATCATGTTCACTTTGTTACAGATAATGATACCATAAAGCTAACGGGGACTAAAATGGTCCCCCTGAATTCGTTTTCAGCCGAGGGGGAATTTAAATGAAGGATTTAACTGAACAGATACTACAAGATGTGATCACCACCCGGCCCCAGGAAAGCTTTAAGGGCACCTTTGGCAAGGTCCTCTTGGTTGGGGGCAACCACCAGTTTGGCGGGGCGATCATCATGGCCGCCACGGCCGCCGTCAACGCCGGGGCCGGCCTGGTAACGGTCGCCTGCGACCTGGTCAACCGGACCGCCTTGCACGCCCGGCTTCCCGAAGCGATGGTGATTGATTTTTCCAACCAAGCCGCCCTGCTTGAAATGCTTAACGGCGTCGATACGATTGTCGTTGGCCCGGGCTTGGGGGAAGAGGAGCAAAGTCTTGCGGTGTTAAAGACCGTTTTTGCAAATACCAAGCCCACCCAAACCGTGGTGATTGACGGATCGGCCATTACCCTAATGGCCACCCACCAACTAGCGGCGCCGGCCGGTCACCTAGTCTTCACCCCCCACCAAATGGAATGGCAACGCCTCTCCGGTATCCCAATCAAGGACCAAGCAGAAGCCCTTAACCAAGCGGCCCAAGAAAAACTGGGGGGAACCGTCGTTTTGAAGCGCCACCACACCGAAATCTACACTGCCAACGGCACCTTCCGCTTGCCAATCGGTTCGGCGGCCCAAGCGGTTGGCGGGATGGGCGACACCCTGGCCGGGATGGTTGGTGGCTTTTGCGCCCAGTTTAAGGAGGCTGGCGACCAGGCCGTCTTAGCCGCCGTTTACGCCCACTCCGCCATCGCCGATCAGATTGCCAAAGACCAATACATTGTTTTACCCACCCAAATTGCAACGGCTTTGCCCTCCTTCATGAAAAAGGTTGAACAAGGCCCGGCTACCCACCACATTGGTTTTTTAGGGGGGGAATTAAGATGTTAAAAGAAGTTCACTTGACCAGCCCGCTGCCTACCGCACAACAAGCCATTGAGGACCGCCTCCACCAACGGGGCTTTAAAATCTTTGCCGCCATCGACCAGGCTGCAGAAGCCCAAAACGTCGGCCTAACACTGAAACCCACCGTCCTCTTGATTTTTGGTAACCCCAAGGTTGGTACCCTGTTGATGCAAGAAGACGACCAGGTCGCCTTTGAGTTACCAATTAAACTGTTACTGGTGGCAGAAGGCGACCACACCAAGGCCCTCTACCGTGACCCGCACGATTTTCCCAACGCCACTAAGCTAAGCGAGGCCGGTCAACAAATCATCGCCAACATGGCTAACCTTTACCAGTCCGTTTTAGCCGACCTATAGAAAAACTCCCGCCCAGCTCGAAACCCGAGCGGCGGGAGTTTTCTTTATTTAATATGGAAACGAGTTCGCAGGCCGGCGAAGCGATCACCGAGTAGGGTATCAACCAAGCGGTACTTAAGGGCCAGGTAGGCAAAGACCCCACCACCGATGACCACCCCGATTACCAGGGTGAAAAAGGCGTTGAAGCGCCCGTACGGACTAACCACCAGCCCCAACAAGAGCATCACCACTTTGACCACGGCAAACATGATCAAGGAAAAGGCGAGGATCTGGTTGGTTGGCTGGGCCATCTCGTTGAAGTGCAAGGTGAACTCCCGGTTAAAGGAGTGCAGGATGCAGTAGTTGATAAACAGCATCGCCACCGCCGTTGCCAGCAGGGGCCCCAGCCCCTTAAAGAGCCAGATGGCGGGAACTTGCACGATAAACTTAATGATGATCCCCACGAACAAGAAGCGCATCATCTTCTTGTTTTCGGAGATCCCCTGCATCATGGCCGCCCCAACCGTGTACATCCCGTACGGAATCGACATGAAGGCGGCAAACTGCAACACCGTGATGCCGGCCGCGTCGTAGCGGTAAAAGACCGTGTAAATCTGTTGGGCCACCGCCGCTAACCCTAGGGCCGCCGGTACCATGATGAAGTAAAAGAGCAGCAGGGCGTTTTCAATTTGGCGCCGCATGTCTTGAATGTCATTTTTAGCCCGGGCCTCGGCCAACAGCGGGATCGCCGTGGCGGCCATGGCAGAAGCTAAGGAGATAATAATCATGTACAGCTTGTTGGCGTTAAAGGAGAACAGGGCGTAAACCGTGTTGAGTTGGTAGGCGCTGTAGTTGCCAAACCACTTCATGATGTCAAAGAAGGTGTACTGGTCAATCAATTGAAACAGGGTGATCCCGGATTCAATCACGATAAAGGGAATTGACTGGTAAATAATTTCACCAATTAACCGCCGGGTCGACACCCCCGTCGCCACTTCACCCTGGCTCACCAGGGCGTCCATCTCGCGCTTGCGCCGTAAAAAGGAGTAGGCTAACAAGACAATTGACCCCAACGCCCCGATGAAGGCGGCAAAGGTCGATTGGGTAACGGCTTTGACCCAGTTACCACTGCCCATCTCCATGATCACGAAGGTGGCCAGCAGCATGTAGATGACCCGCAACAGTTGTTCCACAAACTGCGACATGGCGGAAGGGGCCATCCAGTTGTACCCCTGCAAAAAGCCCCGGGTGATGCTCATGCCGGGGATCACGAGGACCGCCCAGGCTAGCGACTGAATGACCGGAATTACATCCGGGTCGCCCCCATCAAGCAGGGAGGCCCCGAAAAACATCAGGATCGAGCAGACCAGCCCCATCGCCACCGAGACGTACATCCCCGAGTGGTACAAGCGGCGGGAGACCCCGTACTGGTTAATCCCGTTGTAGTGGGCCACCATCTTGGAAATCGCCGAGGGGATCCCGGCCGTTGCGACCATCAAAAAGAGGCTGTAGATGTTATACCCCTTAGCAAAGAGGGCGTTGGCCTGGTTGGAATAGGCCCCCATCCAAGTCACCCACGGGATGATGTAGATGGCACCCAAAATCCGGGAGAGGATCGAGCCCGCCGTCATCCATGCAGAACCGGAGATCATTTTGCGCCGCGAATCGTCAAGGGAGGCGGAAGAAGCCCCCGGTTGATTACGTGAATCCATATCTTTCTTTCCTCGATTTTTAAAAAATTACAATTCCCCTTATTCTAGCCTTATTTAATGGGGGTCGCAAACCCTTTTAACTACCGCTCCTCTTTGTCCCCCACTTAGCTTATCAATACTTATCTAAATCAGTGGTGATAAGTTCCACGTGAAAGTCCCGGTACTGCTCACTTATTTCCCGTTGGTCGCTCGGCGCGGGGACCGGTTCGCGGTGGCTTTGTAGGTCGCTAATGATTATCGCTAGACCAATGGTTGCCCGCAGGCGGGCTCGGTCAAGGTCTTCGTCCACCACGTCGGCATCCGGTAGGTCCGGAAAGTGGATGGTATAGCCCTGCGATGTTTTTTTAATGACGGCTGGATAGGTTGTTAGTTCCATTTTAATTACCAAATGAAGAAAAGGTTGGAAAAACTACGAGTTTTCCCAGCCTCTTACCGTGTGTTCGAATGTTAGACAGATAACGTGCTCCCCAACCACGGGCCTAGTGCCTAAGTACGGTCAAGGAACGATGCTTTCCGCATCAACCCTTGCCCTAGCTTAGTCAAACGGCCCGTCGAGGAGGTTGGGTCACACTCCCAAAGATAACGTGCTCCCCAACCACAGGCCTAGTGCCTAAGTCCAGACACAGAACACCGCGTGCCGCGCTAACCTGCGTCTTACCCTTAGCCCACGGCCTGTTTGATAGGTTGGTCCGCACTTCCTAATAACGTACTCCCCAATCACAGGCCTAGTGCCTAAGTCTGGCCACAGAACACCGCTGGCGCGCTAACCTGTGTCCTATCCTTAGCCCACGGCCCGTTTAATAGATTGGGTCGCACTTCCTACTTCACGACGATGTTAACGATCCGGTTTGGAATCACGATCACCTTCTTGACGTCCTTGCCGTCCACAAAGGAGTGAACGTGCTCGTTAGCCAAGGCAGCGTCTTCAACGTCCTTGTTATCGGCGTCCTTAGCCATCTTAATCTTGGCCCGGACCTTCCCGTTAACCTGGACGATCATTTCGACCTCATCTTCCACCAGGGCCTTTTCGTCATAGGTTGGCCACGGTTGGTAAGTGATGGTTTCTGATTCGTTGAATTGGCTCCACAGTTCTTCGGCCAGGTGCGGCATCAACGGCGCAATCATCTTAACAAAGCCCTCCATGTACTCTAACGGCAAGTTGTCAACCTTGTAAGCTTCGTTGACAAAGACCATCAGTTGGGAAATGGCGGTGTTAAAGTGCATCCGTTCAAAGTCGTCGGTCACCTTCTTAACGGTTTGGTTGTAGACCTTGGTCAACTTACCGTCGTTGTAGGTGGACACCCGGTCGCGTAGGTGGTTGTTGTCGTCCATCAAGAGGCGCCAAA
The nucleotide sequence above comes from Limosilactobacillus fermentum. Encoded proteins:
- a CDS encoding NAD(P)H-hydrate dehydratase, whose protein sequence is MKDLTEQILQDVITTRPQESFKGTFGKVLLVGGNHQFGGAIIMAATAAVNAGAGLVTVACDLVNRTALHARLPEAMVIDFSNQAALLEMLNGVDTIVVGPGLGEEEQSLAVLKTVFANTKPTQTVVIDGSAITLMATHQLAAPAGHLVFTPHQMEWQRLSGIPIKDQAEALNQAAQEKLGGTVVLKRHHTEIYTANGTFRLPIGSAAQAVGGMGDTLAGMVGGFCAQFKEAGDQAVLAAVYAHSAIADQIAKDQYIVLPTQIATALPSFMKKVEQGPATHHIGFLGGELRC
- a CDS encoding DUF302 domain-containing protein, whose protein sequence is MLKEVHLTSPLPTAQQAIEDRLHQRGFKIFAAIDQAAEAQNVGLTLKPTVLLIFGNPKVGTLLMQEDDQVAFELPIKLLLVAEGDHTKALYRDPHDFPNATKLSEAGQQIIANMANLYQSVLADL
- a CDS encoding putative polysaccharide biosynthesis protein, whose product is MDSRNQPGASSASLDDSRRKMISGSAWMTAGSILSRILGAIYIIPWVTWMGAYSNQANALFAKGYNIYSLFLMVATAGIPSAISKMVAHYNGINQYGVSRRLYHSGMYVSVAMGLVCSILMFFGASLLDGGDPDVIPVIQSLAWAVLVIPGMSITRGFLQGYNWMAPSAMSQFVEQLLRVIYMLLATFVIMEMGSGNWVKAVTQSTFAAFIGALGSIVLLAYSFLRRKREMDALVSQGEVATGVSTRRLIGEIIYQSIPFIVIESGITLFQLIDQYTFFDIMKWFGNYSAYQLNTVYALFSFNANKLYMIIISLASAMAATAIPLLAEARAKNDIQDMRRQIENALLLFYFIMVPAALGLAAVAQQIYTVFYRYDAAGITVLQFAAFMSIPYGMYTVGAAMMQGISENKKMMRFLFVGIIIKFIVQVPAIWLFKGLGPLLATAVAMLFINYCILHSFNREFTLHFNEMAQPTNQILAFSLIMFAVVKVVMLLLGLVVSPYGRFNAFFTLVIGVVIGGGVFAYLALKYRLVDTLLGDRFAGLRTRFHIK
- a CDS encoding type II toxin-antitoxin system HicB family antitoxin; this encodes MELTTYPAVIKKTSQGYTIHFPDLPDADVVDEDLDRARLRATIGLAIIISDLQSHREPVPAPSDQREISEQYRDFHVELITTDLDKY